One Gossypium raimondii isolate GPD5lz chromosome 3, ASM2569854v1, whole genome shotgun sequence genomic window carries:
- the LOC105795007 gene encoding uncharacterized protein LOC105795007, giving the protein MSMAVKGFFCNPNASKIETHHHLLRQVLARQSFPISSFPSYPILNNDDDKNKTPILRTRAAAAAEDSNSTVSVSSTSDVKGSGTTARGRRLLKIREEKRKREFDRLHNYPSWAKVLENACKDDEELRAVLGDSIGDPEQMRKRIEERVRKKGRDFNKKKTGSLLAFKVTFRDFNPLDSYIWFELYGSPSDREVNLIGSVIQSWYVMGRLGAFNSSNLQVGNASMEYDPLYDADKGFNVMPSSFHDISDVEFQDNWGRVWVDLGTSDFLSIDVLLNCMTVLSADYLGIQQIVFGGRQMGDWEEGMTNPDYGYKYFKI; this is encoded by the exons ATGAGCATGGCAGTGAAAGGGTTTTTTTGCAATCCAAATGCAAGTAAAATTGAAACCCACCATCATCTTCTTCGTCAAGTTTTAGCCAGGCAGTCAtttcctatttcttcttttccttcataTCCGATTCTAAACAACGACGACGACAAAAACAAAACACCCATTCTTCGAACCCGAGCTGCAGCAGCAGCTGAGGATAGCAATTCGACTGTTAGCGTTTCAAGCACAAGCGACGTTAAAGGGTCAGGAACGACAGCGAGAGGGAGGAGACTTCTCAAGATACGTGAAGAGAAGAGGAAACGAGAGTTCGACAGGCTTCACAATTATCCATCATGGGCCAA GGTACTCGAAAACGCTTGCAAAGACGATGAGGAACTACGAGCGGTTCTTGGTGATAGCATTGGCGACCCTGAGCAAATGAGGAAACGA ATTGAAGAGCGTGTTAGGAAAAAGGGTAGAGATTTTAACAAGAAAAAGACGGGCTCTTTGCTTGCTTTTAAAGTCACCTTCCGAGA TTTTAATCCACTTGATTCCTATATATGGTTCGAGTTATACGGATCACCTTCCGACAGAGAAGTCAATCTCATTGGCAGT GTTATTCAGTCATGGTATGTCATGGGACGCTTGGGTGCCTTTAATTCCTCTAATTTGCAG GTGGGAAATGCTTCAATGGAGTATGATCCCCTCTATGATGCAGATAAGGGTTTTAATGTGATGCCATCATCGTTCCATGATATCAGTGACGTTGAGTTTCAAGACAACTGGGGCCGTGTTTG GGTAGACCTTGGTACCTCGGATTTCTTATCCATTGATGTTCTCCTCAACTGCATGACAGTGTTAAGTGCAGA TTATTTAGGCATTCAACAGATAGTTTTCGGTGGTCGCCAGATGGGTGATTGGGAAGAGGGTATGACAAACCCCGACTACGGCTACAAGTACTTCAAAATCTGA
- the LOC105795010 gene encoding 3-isopropylmalate dehydratase small subunit 1: protein MAASLTRISYSSAFTFSASKTSVFSPSVFASSIKVPTFSSLTVKPLCSTFAPHAAHAISFTTHATSTPASVLDTSTKTFHGLCYVVGDNIDTDQIIPAEYLTLVPSNPAEYEKLGSYALIGLPSSYATRFIEPNETKTKYSIVIGGANFGCGSSREHAPVALGAAGAKAVVAESYARIFFRNSVATGEVYPLESEARICEECKTGDVVTIELGESRLINHSTGKEYKLKSIGDAGPVIEAGGIFAYARKTGMIPSQSN, encoded by the coding sequence ATGGCTGCCTCTTTGACTCGCATTTCGTACTCATCTGCCTTCACTTTCTCAGCATCAAAAACCTCAGTTTTCTCTCCTTCTGTATTCGCTTCCTCCATCAAAGTCCCCACCTTTTCCTCTTTGACTGTCAAACCCCTCTGTTCCACCTTCGCCCCACATGCAGCACATGCGATCAGTTTCACAACACATGCCACCTCGACACCTGCTTCTGTTCTGGACACCTCAACAAAAACCTTCCATGGCCTTTGTTATGTGGTTGGGGATAATATCGACACTGATCAAATAATCCCTGCTGAATACCTTACATTGGTTCCCTCAAACCCGGCTGAGTATGAGAAATTGGGCTCTTACGCTCTTATCGGCCTCCCTTCATCATATGCTACTCGTTTTATTGAACCGAATGAGACTAAGACAAAATACTCGATCGTGATCGGTGGTGCTAACTTTGGTTGCGGGTCCTCTCGCGAGCATGCACCGGTTGCACTTGGGGCTGCAGGGGCAAAGGCAGTCGTGGCTGAATCTTATGCTAGGATATTTTTTAGGAATTCTGTTGCAACCGGGGAAGTTTATCCATTAGAATCAGAAGCAAGAATATGTGAGGAATGCAAGACTGGGGATGTGGTGACGATCGAGTTGGGGGAGAGTCGTTTGATCAACCATTCCACCGGGAAAGAGTATAAATTGAAGTCCATTGGGGATGCAGGGCCAGTCATTGAAGCTGGAGGAATCTTTGCGTATGCAAGAAAAACAGGAATGATTCCATCTCAGTCAAACTAA
- the LOC105795011 gene encoding ankyrin repeat domain-containing protein 2A codes for MASNLQKESTSSDEKSTLTTESKSSNPETSTAENKTSSTGASQPAQAGASPTTMPGFVPPNPFDFSAMSGLLNDPSIKELAEQIAKDPSFTQMAEQLTKTFQGAATEDSMPQFDPQQYYSTMQQVMQNPQFMTMAERLGNALMQDPAMSSMLDSFTNPQHKDQIEQRMALIKEDPSLKHILDEIETGGPAAMMKYWNDKDVLKKLGEAMGLAVSGDAATSADNSAADEGDEVGNEDESIVHNCASVGDVEGLKAALASGADKDEEDSEGRTALHFACGYGEVKCAQVLIEAGAKVDALDKNKNTALHYAAGYGRKDCVALLLENGAAVTLQNMDGKTAIDVAKLNNQHEVLKLLEKDAFL; via the exons ATGGCTTCCAATTTGCAGAAGGAATCCACTTCTTCCG ATGAGAAATCGACTTTGACAACGGAGAGCAAAAGTTCTAACCCAGAAACATCCACCGCCGAGAACAAAACTTCTTCCACTGGGGCGTCTCAACCAGCACAGGCTGGAGCTTCCCCTACCACTATGCCTGGGTTTGTGCCACCCAATCCTTTTGATTTCTCAGCCATGAGTGGCCTTCTTAAT GATCCAAGCATCAAGGAACTAGCTGAGCAGATAGCTAAAGATCCTTCATTCACCCAAATGGCAGAACAGCTCACTAAGACATTTCAAGGGGCAGCAACTGAAGATAGTATGCCGCAGTTTGATCCACAGCAGTACTATTCAACTATGCAACAGGTTATGCAGAACCCCCAGTTTATGACCATGGCTGAGCGCCTTGGTAATGCACTAATGCAG GATCCAGCTATGTCTAGCATGCTTGACAGTTTCACTAATCCTCAACACAAAGACCAGATTGAGCAAAGGATGGCACTTATCAAAGAAGATCCATCACTGAAGCATATTCTAGATGAAATAGAGACCGGTGGTCCTGCAGCAATGATGAA GTACTGGAATGATAAAGATGTTCTGAAGAAGTTGGGTGAAGCAATGGGTCTTGCAGTTTCAGGGGATGCAGCCACTTCTGCCGACAACTCTGCGGCAGATGAAGGTGATGAAGTAGGAAATGAGGATGAATCAATTGTACACAATTGTGCTAGTGTTGGTGATGTTGAG GGTCTGAAAGCTGCACTAGCCTCTGGTGCCGACAAGGATGAAGAAGATTCAGAGGGAAGAACAGCATTGCATTTTGCATGTGGATATGGCGAg GTGAAATGTGCCCAAGTCCTTATTGAAGCTGGAGCAAAAGTGGATGCTTTGGACAAGAATAAGAATACTGCACTTCATTATGCAGCTGGTTATGGAAGAAAAGACTGTGTGGCCCTTTTACTTGAGAACGGTGCTGCTGT CACACTCCAAAACATGGATGGCAAGACTGCTATAGATGTAGCCAAGCTCAACAACCAGCATGAGGTGCTTAAGTTACTGGAGAAGGATGCTTTCCTGTGA